Part of the Fischerella sp. PCC 9605 genome is shown below.
CGGATTACAGCATATGCTGATCGATTGCTCAATGATCTGGATCTGGTTGATTGGCCAGAAAGCCTGAAAGAAATGCAGCGAAACTGGATAGGTCGATCTGAAGGAGCACGTATTCGATTCCCAGTAGCACATCACTCCTCCTCCTTTGAGGTATTCTCTACACGACCAGATACCTTATTCGCTTGCACTTACTGTGTTCTTGCACCTGAGCATCCATTGGTTTCTGAAATTACTACTGAAGCTCAAAAGCAAGCAGTATCCAATTACGTGGAACAGACAAGTCGTCTCTCAGAACGTGAGCGCATAGCTCAAGCAGAAATTAAAAGTGGAGTTTTCACTGGAGCCTATGCAGTGTGTCCAGTGAATGGGCAGCTTATTCCTATTTGGATTGCGGATTACGTTTTACTAAGCTACGGGACCGGTGCAGTTTTTGGTTGCCCAGCTCATGATGAGCGTGACTATGCTTTTGCTAAACGCTTTGGATTACCTATTTTAGAAGTCGTTAGTGGTGGTGATATTCAGAAGAAGGCCTACACTGGCGATGGAGCGCACATCAATTCTGGTTTTCTAGATGATTTAAACAATGAAACAGCGAAGAAGCGGATAATTACTTGGCTTCAGAAGCATGGTTGTGGTGAAGCTCAAGTTACCTATCGTTTAAGAGACTGGTTATTCAGTCGTCAGCGTTACTGGGGGGAACCGATTCCTGTCCTGTTTAGAGAAGATGGGATAGTTACTCCTGTACCTGAAGATCAATTGCCTGTTGTTCTGCCGCACCTGGATGAAATAACGCCTACTCCAGATGGACAACCACCATTAGCAAGAGCAGAGGATTGGCTTCATACGATAGATCCTCGAAGCGGTAAGCCAGCCTTACGTGAAACAAATACAATGCCTCAATGGGCTGGTTCTTGTTGGTATTATCTTCGCTTTATTGACCCCAATAACAGTGAGGAGCCTTGGAGCAAAGAGGCTGAGCAACATTGGATGCCTGTCGATTTATATGTGGGAGGAGCAGAACACGCTACGCTTCATCTCTTGTACGCAAGATTCTGGCACAAGGTGCTCTACGATATTGGTTACGTATCAACACCGGAGCCTTTTCACAAGCTATTCAACCAGGGAATGATTTTGTCACGTAGCTTTAGAGATGTACGTGGAAAATATTATTACCCTTATGAAGCCATAGAGAAGGATGGCGGATGGTTTCTCAGTAGTACTGGTGAACCACTCGAAACCAAAATTGAAAAAATGAGCAAAAGCAAGTGTAATGTGGTAACGCCTGACGAGGTTATTGAAGAGTATGGAGCTGACAGCTTACGCCTGTACGAAATGTTTTTGGGTCCATTAGAAGAGGAAGCATTGTGGCAGACTGATCAGATCTTAGGAGTAAGACGTTTTCTTGAGCGAACTTGGAGACTTTTCTTCGAGAAAAGATATTCATCAGGATCTAGCACTTTTCAACAAAGCGACGAGGAACTAGAAATTCTTCTCCACAAAACTATCAAGAAGGCTACAGAAGACATTGAAAGCCTAAGATTCAATACTGCAATTAGCCATTTAATGAGCTTTGTTAACGAAGCGACAAAGAGATCTTATGTTTCAGATACTACCTTGAGCATTCTCGTACGGCTTCTCGCTCCCTTTGCGCCCCACATTGCTGAAGAATTGTGGGAATATCTTGGCAATGAAGA
Proteins encoded:
- the leuS gene encoding leucine--tRNA ligase → MAKVYNHKEIEVKWQQYWEQQKTFMTPTLGSRPKYYVLDMFPYPSGQGLHVGHPKGYVGSDVIARYKRMQGYDVLHPMGWDAFGLPTERQAAKEGIHPAVVTQRNTDTFRQQLKKLGLNYDWSREICTSDPSYYKWTQWIFLKLYEQGLAYQAEVPVNWCPALGTVLANEEVKDGVYVETGDPVERRLMKQWMLRITAYADRLLNDLDLVDWPESLKEMQRNWIGRSEGARIRFPVAHHSSSFEVFSTRPDTLFACTYCVLAPEHPLVSEITTEAQKQAVSNYVEQTSRLSERERIAQAEIKSGVFTGAYAVCPVNGQLIPIWIADYVLLSYGTGAVFGCPAHDERDYAFAKRFGLPILEVVSGGDIQKKAYTGDGAHINSGFLDDLNNETAKKRIITWLQKHGCGEAQVTYRLRDWLFSRQRYWGEPIPVLFREDGIVTPVPEDQLPVVLPHLDEITPTPDGQPPLARAEDWLHTIDPRSGKPALRETNTMPQWAGSCWYYLRFIDPNNSEEPWSKEAEQHWMPVDLYVGGAEHATLHLLYARFWHKVLYDIGYVSTPEPFHKLFNQGMILSRSFRDVRGKYYYPYEAIEKDGGWFLSSTGEPLETKIEKMSKSKCNVVTPDEVIEEYGADSLRLYEMFLGPLEEEALWQTDQILGVRRFLERTWRLFFEKRYSSGSSTFQQSDEELEILLHKTIKKATEDIESLRFNTAISHLMSFVNEATKRSYVSDTTLSILVRLLAPFAPHIAEELWEYLGNEDSITYAPWPQYDQEKIIEESVNIAVQVSGKLRSVVEVARGSTEEVVKEIALQTPQVANHLQGKSIVKTIFVPDKLINFVVKGT